The genomic DNA TTCTAGTTCTCCAACCATTCTATTTCACCTCCAGGCGTATGAATATCAAGCAATGTGGAAATTTTCTCTCTCAAATCATCCCTAGATATTACCGCATCTAACTGACCATGTTTTAAAAGAAATTCTGCTGTTTGAAAATCCTCAGGAAGCTCTTCTCTAATGGTTTGTTCGATAATGCGTCTCCCTGCAAATCCAATTAAAGCTCCTGGCTCAGCGAAATTATAGTCCCCAAGAGAAGCGAAACTAGCAGACACTCCTCCAGTAGTTGGGTGTGTCATGATCGATATGATTAGGTTACCTTCGTCGCTAAACTTTTTAAGGGCAACACTCGTCTTGGCCATCTGCATCAGGCTCAATACTCCCTCTTGCATCCTTGCTCCACCTGAAGCTGTAAAGATGATAAATGGGATGGATAGCTCACCTGCTTTTTCGATCGCTCTCGTAATCTTCTCACCAACTACAGAGCCCATACTTCCCATTCTAAAAGTAGAATCCATCACGGCAACAACCGCGTCATGTCCTTCGACCTTACATACACCAGTCACAACAGCTTCATTTAAATTTGTTTTCTGACGATCTTTTTCAAGCTTTTCTATATAATCAGGGAATCCAAGCGGGTTCTCAGATATCATATAACGATCAAGTTCAACGAAGCTTCCTTCGTCAACAAAGCTTTTTAGCCTCTCTTTTGAATTCATTGGATGATGATACCCACAGTGAATACAAACCTTAAGATTCTTCATTAACTCCTTGGAATACATGATTTTCTTACATCTTGGACACTTGGTCATAATCCCTTCTGGGACATCTTGTTTTGCAGCTTCGGTTGGAATAGTTGCATATTTTTTCTTCTTTGGTTTTGTAAATAGGTCTTTAATCGGCAAGCTTAAACCTCCCCATAGAATTCTAATAATCTCAGTGGTCAGACCACTACAATGAAAAATAATGCCTTTTTATATGAAGGCTCGTCTAGTTCTTTTTATCATGTTAGTATAATGTCACAACAAATTCTGCAGATATTTGTCGTTAATCATTCGACAGTTTCCGTAGTGAATAGTACGACTTTAGAACATCCGCCTCATTTCCACCTAGTAAGGCTTGCACGATTGCGAGGTAGAACGGATCGTTCCTTTCCATCTTCGGAAGCTTTAGCGCATCGTAATAATCATTTAAAATCGACCAAATACGATAGAAAAGATGATTATCTGCCAGCTCAACAATTTTTATAAAAAACTGATCGTCCGTAAATTCGCAAGATTCGAGCCACTTTTTTAAATCTTCTAGTTGGTTTACATTATTTCTACGGAGAATGAGTCTTAAACAATCTAATTCGATTAAATATTTCGTTTCAATCACATCTTGTTTTGCTTTTGAATCTTGAAGCACAAATGTGCCAAGTAGCTGCACAAGCTGATTACTGCGAAAATCTCTTATAAAGGTACCTTCTCCTCGACGGGTCTCAATAAGTCCTAAAAGTTCTAAAGCTCTTAAAGCTTCACGAACAGAGGAGCGTCCTACATTAAGACGCTCACAAAGTTCTCGCTCTGATGGAATTTTATCACCGGGTTTTAAACCATCCTGTTCAATCATACTGCGAAGCTGCTTGACAATTTCCAGATAGACTTTTGAGCCTCGTTCCACTGGTTCCATACTCACTTTAAGATCACTCGCTCTTTCCAATAACGGAAAGCTGGCTAGTTCTAGTCTTAATCTCGAGTGGGTCAACCTTCAATCTGGCTACACCTGTTTCCATTGCTGCCTTCGCAACTGCTGCCGCTACCTCTGGCGCTACTCTCGAATCGAATGGTGCTGGAATAACGTAGTCAGCGCTTAGCTCCTCTTCTGAGACAAGACTAGCAATCGCTTCAACCGCTGCCACCTTCATTTTTTCATTTATGTGAGTGGCTCTTACGTCTAAAGCACCTCTGAAGATTCCAGGGAAAGCTAGTACATTATTTACTTGGTTCGGGAAGTCAGAACGTCCGGTTCCGATAACCTTCGCTCCAGCTTTTTTCGCTTCTTCAGGCATGATCTCCGGTGTTGGATTCGCCATAGCGAAAATAATTGGATCCTCATTCATTGTTTGAATCATTTCACCCGTTAATGCACCTGCAACAGAAACTCCAATAAACACATCTGCACCTTTAAGTGCATCTACAAGACTACCTGTTTCTTGATTACGGTTCGTATATTTGGCTATTTCATTTTTAATGTCGTTCATTCCAAATGGTCTGCCTTCATATATAGCTCCTTTAGTGTCACACATAATAATATCACGTACACCATAGGTATATAAAAGTTTCATAATTGCAATCCCTGCAGCACCTGCTCCGTTAGCTACGACCTTAATTTCATTCATCGATTTGCCAACAAGCTTTAGCGCATTTACTAAACCAGCAACTGTAACGATTGCTGTACCATGCTGATCATCATGAAACACAGGTATATTGGTTTCCTTTTTAAGTCTCTCCTCAATCACAAAGCAATTAGGAGCAGCAATATCTTCAAGGTTTATTCCGCCGAATGTTGGTTCTAATAACTTGACGGTTTCAATAATTTTTTCGACGTCAGTTGTACCTAAGCAGATTGGAAATGCATCAACTCCAGCAAAGCTTTTAAACAAAACAGCCTTTCCTTCCATAACAGGAAGTGCCGCTTCTGGTCCAATATTTCCTAATCCAAGTACAGCTGTTCCATCAGAAACAACAGCAACCATATTCCCTTTCATCGTGTAATCATAGACCGTTTCAGGCTTGTCATAAATTTCTTTACAAGGCTCGGCCACTCCTGGCGAATAGGCAAGGCTTAGGTCATTTGCATTCCTAACTTGAACTTTCGATTTTGACTCGAGCTTACCTTTGTTTACTCTGTGCATATGTAATGCTTCTTCACGTAAAGTCAAAATGCATTCCACCCCTTAGTTAAAATAACTTTCTTTTCTCCATCCCCTTTTAGTGGTCAGACCACGTACACTTACACAATATAACATAATACAAATGGATGTAAAGGCTAATTATTTCAAAATGACGTTATCTGAACCAAGCAACGCCTGGATTTCCCTAATGAGTATCGTTGTAGGTTGTACATAATCCTCTTTACCAAGCCTAATACTTCTCTTAGATTCCTCGTAGTAAAGAATAACAGGTGTTCCTCCAGAATGCCTGTTTAACAGTTTCTTTAGTGTATGCAAAAATTCACCATGTTCTTGATGCTTTTGTATTTTTAGATATAATACGTTTTTATCTTCCACCACTTCTTCGTTCTTAACTACTTCCTTGGCCGATGATATAATAAGTTGCTTTGCTCCATTTCGTTCCTCGATTTTCCCATCAACAATCACAATATTACCTTGTTGTAAGAGCATCGAATATCTTTTAAGAACAGTAGGAAACACAACCGACTCCATATCTCCACTTTGATCTGATACTGTCAAGAAAGCCATCGTTTCTCCCTTTTTTGTACGAATTTTCTTCAATTCAGTAATATAGACCAAAACTCTTACATTTCTAATTTTTGTTGAAATGTAAGAAATCGCCATTGTTTGTTCCAATTTAGCTTCTTTCTCATAAATGGAAACGGGGTGGTCCGAAAGATATAAGCCTAATGCTTCTTTCTCCTGCCTTAGTTTATCTTCAGCCCTTATCGGATCAACGGTTACATATTTTGGTTTCAGGAAAAACTCATCATCTGTAAATAGATCTCCTTGCTGTGAGTCATCAGGATTTACTAGCTGCGCATGATCTAAAGCCACGTCAAGGCTAGCTAATAGCACGGCACGGTCTTCTCCGAATTCATCGAAGCTACCGGAATGGATAAGCGATTCTAATGCCTTCCGGTTAACTGATTTAGCAGACACTCGGATACAAAAATCAAAGAGATCCGAAAATTTCTTGCTTTTTCTAGCGGAGAACAAGCCCTTTAAAGCTGCAACGCCAATCCCCTTTATGGCTGTAAGACTGTATCGAATTGCATGATTTTCCACTAAGAAAGTATAGCCGCTTTTGTTAATGGATGGAGGCAAAACTTGAATACCCATTTCACGACATTCTTTTATATATTGAGCAATCTTTGACTCATTACCAATACTTGAGGATAATAACGCAGCCATAAAATACACTGGATAGTTCGCTTTAAGGTATGCGAGTTGATACGCAATCACACTGTATGCAACGGCATGACTCCTATTAAATCCATAGTTTGCAAATTTTACGATCAGATCATATACCTCATTGGCAATGCTTGACTCGTACCCCTTTGTCATTGCACCTTCAACGAAATGCTGTCTTTCTTTATCAAGAATTTCTTTTTTCTTTTTTCCAACTGCTCGCCTCAATAAGTCAGCTTCACCTAAACTAAACCCCGCCATCGTTGAAGCAATTTGCATGATTTGTTCTTGATACACGATGATTCCATACGTATTTTCAAGAATTGACTTCAAATCTTCATGCAAATACGAGATATGTTCTTTTCCATGCTTTCTATCTATAAACATCGGAATATTTTCCATAGGTCCGGGACGGTATAGAGCGTTTACCGCAACAATATCTTCAAAATTTGTTGGCTTTAACCGTCTTAATACATGTCTCATCCCTTCAGACTCTAATTGAAACACACCCGTTGTTTCTCCACGGCTTAACATCAAAAACGTATCCTTATCATCTAAAGGAATCGTTTTAATATCAAAATTAACTCTTACTCTCTTTTTTATCAAATCAATAATAGATTCTATGAGGGTTAAATTCCTTAAACCCAGAAAATCCATTTTTAATAGTCCAACCTCTTCCAAATCGTCCATCGCATACTGAGTGAGATAGACAGATTGACTTCCCTCACTTATGGGAACAGTGTTAACAAGCGGTTCTTCAGAGATCACTACCCCAGCTGCATGTGTGGATGTGTGCCTTGGAAGGCCCTCTAACTTTACTGCTGTCTCAAACAGCCTTTGGTTTGTAGGAGATTCATTAACAAATGCACGGAGCCTTTCTGACTGAGCGTAGGCATCTTTTAATGATATTCCAAGTTGCGAAGGTACCGCTCTTGACAGACCTTCGAGTTCCTTCGTATTTAATCCAAAAGCTCTTCCAACATCACGAAGGGCCGCTTTTGCTGCCAACGTACCAAAAGTAACGATTTGAGCCACATGTGCTTCTCCGTACTTGTTAGCGACATACTCGATCACCTCATCACGACGGTGATCCGGAAAGTCGATATCGATATCTGGCATTGTGATACGTTCTGGATTTAGAAACCTTTCAAATAACAAATCATATTTTAATGGGTCAACATCCGTTATGTACAACACATATGAAACCAACGATCCTGCTGCCGAACCTCTACCTGGACCAGTTAATATATGCTGTTCTCGTGAAAACCTCATAAAATCCCAAACAATTAAGAAGTAATCAGCAAATTTCATTTTCTCTATTACGCTTAATTCGTATCGTAATCGCTCTTTATGCTCTTTGGTTGCAGAGCTGTACCTTTCAGAAAGACCTTTCATGCAAAGCTTTTCTAACAATCCCTCTGCCGTTTCACCCTCAAGTGTTGGATACTTAGGAAGCTTTTGTTTATGGAGCTCAACCATAACATTGCATTCTTCAGCAATTCGCCAAGTATTTTCTAACGCTTTAGGGAAGTCTGCAAAAAGTTCAACCATCTCTGCACTCGTTTTTAAATAATATTGGTCGGTCTCCAAACGTTCCCTGTCATCATCCTGTAACTTCTCCCCATTTTTTATGGCTAATAAACACTCATGGGCAAATGAATCCGATTGTTGTAGATATCGAACATTATTTGTGACGACTGTTTGTACTGAATAAGAGTTCCCTAAAGAAACGAGTTTGTTTAAAAGACTGGTTTCTGCTGGTACATTATGATTTTGCAAGGAAAGAAAGAAGCTATCTGCTCCAAATATATGTTTATACAAATCTGCACATTTCGCTGCTTGTTCTTCGTTATCCTCTAGTAAGTACGACTCGATTTCCCCCGCATCTCCCGGAGAAATCGCAAATAATCCCGCTGCGTAATGTTTAAGCCATTTTAAGGGAATACCTTCCTTGGATTTCGTTTGTACAACACTTGAAATTTTCATTAAGTTTTGAAATCCCACCTGATTTTTCGCTAAAAGCACAAGTGGGTACGCCATATTAGAAGTTATTTCACTTTGAACATCCACTGAAAGTCCAATGATCGGTTTTATCTCATGCTTTAAGCATTGCTTATAAAAGGCGACTGCA from Robertmurraya sp. FSL R5-0851 includes the following:
- a CDS encoding NAD(P)-dependent malic enzyme, which encodes MTLREEALHMHRVNKGKLESKSKVQVRNANDLSLAYSPGVAEPCKEIYDKPETVYDYTMKGNMVAVVSDGTAVLGLGNIGPEAALPVMEGKAVLFKSFAGVDAFPICLGTTDVEKIIETVKLLEPTFGGINLEDIAAPNCFVIEERLKKETNIPVFHDDQHGTAIVTVAGLVNALKLVGKSMNEIKVVANGAGAAGIAIMKLLYTYGVRDIIMCDTKGAIYEGRPFGMNDIKNEIAKYTNRNQETGSLVDALKGADVFIGVSVAGALTGEMIQTMNEDPIIFAMANPTPEIMPEEAKKAGAKVIGTGRSDFPNQVNNVLAFPGIFRGALDVRATHINEKMKVAAVEAIASLVSEEELSADYVIPAPFDSRVAPEVAAAVAKAAMETGVARLKVDPLEIKTRTSQLSVIGKSE
- a CDS encoding FadR/GntR family transcriptional regulator — encoded protein: MEPVERGSKVYLEIVKQLRSMIEQDGLKPGDKIPSERELCERLNVGRSSVREALRALELLGLIETRRGEGTFIRDFRSNQLVQLLGTFVLQDSKAKQDVIETKYLIELDCLRLILRRNNVNQLEDLKKWLESCEFTDDQFFIKIVELADNHLFYRIWSILNDYYDALKLPKMERNDPFYLAIVQALLGGNEADVLKSYYSLRKLSND
- the dnaE gene encoding DNA polymerase III subunit alpha — its product is MSFVHLQVQSAFSLLSSTASVEQLVKGAKEKGFTMLALTDYNVMHGAVAFYKQCLKHEIKPIIGLSVDVQSEITSNMAYPLVLLAKNQVGFQNLMKISSVVQTKSKEGIPLKWLKHYAAGLFAISPGDAGEIESYLLEDNEEQAAKCADLYKHIFGADSFFLSLQNHNVPAETSLLNKLVSLGNSYSVQTVVTNNVRYLQQSDSFAHECLLAIKNGEKLQDDDRERLETDQYYLKTSAEMVELFADFPKALENTWRIAEECNVMVELHKQKLPKYPTLEGETAEGLLEKLCMKGLSERYSSATKEHKERLRYELSVIEKMKFADYFLIVWDFMRFSREQHILTGPGRGSAAGSLVSYVLYITDVDPLKYDLLFERFLNPERITMPDIDIDFPDHRRDEVIEYVANKYGEAHVAQIVTFGTLAAKAALRDVGRAFGLNTKELEGLSRAVPSQLGISLKDAYAQSERLRAFVNESPTNQRLFETAVKLEGLPRHTSTHAAGVVISEEPLVNTVPISEGSQSVYLTQYAMDDLEEVGLLKMDFLGLRNLTLIESIIDLIKKRVRVNFDIKTIPLDDKDTFLMLSRGETTGVFQLESEGMRHVLRRLKPTNFEDIVAVNALYRPGPMENIPMFIDRKHGKEHISYLHEDLKSILENTYGIIVYQEQIMQIASTMAGFSLGEADLLRRAVGKKKKEILDKERQHFVEGAMTKGYESSIANEVYDLIVKFANYGFNRSHAVAYSVIAYQLAYLKANYPVYFMAALLSSSIGNESKIAQYIKECREMGIQVLPPSINKSGYTFLVENHAIRYSLTAIKGIGVAALKGLFSARKSKKFSDLFDFCIRVSAKSVNRKALESLIHSGSFDEFGEDRAVLLASLDVALDHAQLVNPDDSQQGDLFTDDEFFLKPKYVTVDPIRAEDKLRQEKEALGLYLSDHPVSIYEKEAKLEQTMAISYISTKIRNVRVLVYITELKKIRTKKGETMAFLTVSDQSGDMESVVFPTVLKRYSMLLQQGNIVIVDGKIEERNGAKQLIISSAKEVVKNEEVVEDKNVLYLKIQKHQEHGEFLHTLKKLLNRHSGGTPVILYYEESKRSIRLGKEDYVQPTTILIREIQALLGSDNVILK
- the accD gene encoding acetyl-CoA carboxylase, carboxyltransferase subunit beta, whose protein sequence is MPIKDLFTKPKKKKYATIPTEAAKQDVPEGIMTKCPRCKKIMYSKELMKNLKVCIHCGYHHPMNSKERLKSFVDEGSFVELDRYMISENPLGFPDYIEKLEKDRQKTNLNEAVVTGVCKVEGHDAVVAVMDSTFRMGSMGSVVGEKITRAIEKAGELSIPFIIFTASGGARMQEGVLSLMQMAKTSVALKKFSDEGNLIISIMTHPTTGGVSASFASLGDYNFAEPGALIGFAGRRIIEQTIREELPEDFQTAEFLLKHGQLDAVISRDDLREKISTLLDIHTPGGEIEWLEN